AAGCGCCGCCGATGAAGATGCGACCGTCGGCGTGCACCGCGATCGCCTGCACGTAGGCGTCGGGTTCCGGCTTGAAGGTCTTGTCGAGGGTGAAGTCGGCGTTGAGGCGCGCGAGATTGTGGCGGTCGGCGTCGTCGTTCTTCGTGCCGTCGCCGTCGTCGTCGTCGCCCTCGCCGTCGTCGAGCTGCAGCGTGGTGAAGTTGCCGCCGAAGATAATCTTGCCGTCGGCCTGGCGCGCGAGGGCCATGACCGGGCCGTTGGGCGTGGGAGCGAGGCTGGTGTCGGGTGTGCCGTCGGTCTTGAGCAGCGCGATATAGGCGGCCGCGGTTGCGGAGGAGGAGCCGTTCGGCGTGAAGGTCGTGAACGAGCCGCCGGCGAGGATCTTGCCGTCCGGCATCAGCAGCAGCGCCGCCACGACGGCGTTGGCGTGCGGGTCGTAGCTGGTGTCGAGCGTGCCGTCGGACTTGAAGCGCGCAAGGTAGGCGCGGCCGGTGTCGTCGTTTGTGGCGCCGTCGCCGTCGTCGTCGTCGTTTTGGCCGTCGTCGACGTCGACGCTGGTGAACGAGCCGCCGACCACGATGGCGTTGTCCGATTGGACGACGAGCGCGGCGACGCTGCTGTTGAGCGCGGGTGGGGCGAAGGTCGTGTCGACGCTGAGATCGGAGTTCAGGCGCGCGAGGTAGTTGCGGGTGTAGCCGCCCATCGAGGTGAAGGCGCCGCCGACGGCGATCTTGCCGTCGGATTGGAGGGCGAGCGCGGCGACGCTGGCGTCGAGCGACAGGTTGAACGCGGAGTCGAGCGTGCCGTCGGCGCGGAAGTGCGCGAGGTGCTTGATGCTGCTGCCGGTGATGGTGAACGCGCCGCCGACGAGCAGCGAGCCGTCGCCGAGCACCAGCACGGCGTTGATGCGGCCGGTGACGTTGGACAGATCGCCGCGGCCGAACGAGGCGCGCACGCTGCCGCTGGATTCGAACCACGCGAGCGTGTTGGTCTTGGTGGCGGAGGAGGCGGTGACGGACTGGACGAGCAGGGCGTTGACCGTGCCGTCGGCGCTGGTGGTGAACGACGTGTCGCGCACGCCCGCGGCGGAGAAGCGGGCGAGGTTGGTCGTGGTCTGGCCGCCGAGATTGGAGAACGAACCGCCGACGAGGACGCGGCCGTCGGATTGCGGCGCGATGGCGGCGACGCGCGCACCGGTGGGATTGGACGCGGTGACGGTCCACGACGCCTGGAACGTGCCGTCGCTCGCGAGGCGCAGGATGTGGTTGCTCGCGGCCAGCGTGTCGCTGGTGCCGCTGCTTGCGGTGGTGAATCGGCCGACGAAATAGAGGGTGCCGTCCGCGGCTTTCGCGCTGGAATAGACGCGGTCGTTGGTCTGGGTGGTGAAGCTGCTGTCGGGCGTGCCGGTGGTGCCGATGGCGGCGAGGTATTTGCGGGCGAGCGCGTCGCTCGGTCCGACATGGGTGAAGGAGCCGCCGATCACGACGCGGCCGTCGGCGAGCGTGGCGATGGCGGTGACGGTGGAGTCGGCGCCGGGATTGTAGGTCTTGTCGAGCGAGCCGTCGGCGTTGAGGCGCGCGAGGTTGCGGCGGTCGGCGTCGTCGTTGGTGAGGCCGTCCTTGTCGTCGTCGTCGCCTTGGCCGTCGTCGAGCTGGAGGGTGGTGAAGGTGCCGCCGAAAAGGATTTTGCCGTCGGACTGGACGGCGATGGCGCGGACGCTGCCGTCGGGGGCGGGATTGACGCCGGAGTCGACCGTGCCGTCGGCGCTCACGCGCGCGAAGGCCGTGCGGGTCGTGCCCCGGATGGCGCTGAACGCGCCGCCAAGGAGGAATTTCCCGTCGGTCTGGCGCGCGATCGCGTAGACGGAGCTGTTGAGGCTCCAGTTCAAGCTCGTGACTTTGCCCGCCGCGTCGATCTCGGCGAGGTAGGCGCGGCTGACGTTGTCGGTGGTGTTGTCGGTCGTCGTGTCGCTGTCGTTCTCGGTATACCACGCGGAGAAGTTGCCGCCGGCGAGGACGCTGCCGTCGCTCTTGAGATAGAGGGCGAACACGGCGCCGTTCGGGCCGGGCGCGTAGGAGGTGTCGAGCGAGCCGTCGACGTTGAGGCGCGCGAGGTAGGTGCGCTTGGTGCTGCCGATCTTGGTGAACGCGCCACCGATGACGATCTTGCCGTCGGACTGGATCACGACGGCGGAAACGCTGCCATCGAGCACGGGGTTGAAGGCCGGATCGATCGTGCCGTCGGCGAGGATGCGGGCGAGGTTCTGGCGCGTGAGGCCGCCGAGCGTGTTGAAAGTGCCGCCCACGATGACACTGCCCGAGGCTTCGACGGCGGCGGCGGAGATGCTGCCGTCCTCGGCGCTCGCGAGCGTGCCGTCGAGGTCGCCGCTGGCGAGGAGGCGCGCGGCGTGGTTGCGCAGGACGCCGTCGGTGACGCCGGCCGGGAAGAAGCGCGTGAACAGGCCGCCGGCGAGGATGCGGCCGTCGGATTGGAGCGCGAGGGAGCGCACGGCGGCGTTCGGCGTCGGCGCGAAGGAAGCGTCGACCGAGCCGTCCGTGGCGAGCCGCGCCAGATAGGTGCGTGAGGTGCTGGTGCCGGAGTTGGCCGGCAGGAAGGAGGCGAAGTCGCCGCCGACGAGGATCTTTCCATCCCGCTGGACGAGGACGGCTGAGACGCTCGCATCGGGTCGCGGTTCGAAGCTGTCGAGCGTGCCGTCGGACTTGAAACGCGCGAGGAAGCTGCGGGTCTGGTCGCTGCTGTCGGCTGAGCCGCGCACCGCGGTGAAATCGCCGCCGGCGAGGATCGCGCCGTCGGATTCGAGTGCGAGGGTGAGCACGCGGTTGTTGGCGAGGACGGCGAAACCGGTGTCGAGCGAGCCGTCGGCGTTGAGCCGGGCGAGGCGCGTCGCCGTCGTGGCGACAGCGCTGCCGTATTGCACGGTCGTGAAGCCGCCGCCGACGAGAATCCGGCCGTCGGGTTGCACCGCGAGGGCGAAGACGAGGCTGTTGAAGCTGGGGGCGAAATCGGCGTCGATCGCGCCGCTGCCGGACAGGCGCGCGAGGCGGCCGCGAGCGACGGTGGCGCCGGTGCCGCCGGGTTGGAGCGTGGTGAAGCTGCCGCCGATCAGGATGTTTCCGTTCGCATCGAGCGCGAGCGCGGCGACCTGCGCGGTGGACGCGCTGCCGCCGGTGGGCCGCGGGTCGAAGCCGCCATCGAGCGTGCCGTCGGCGTTGAGCCGGGCGAGACCGGAGCGGGCGACGGCCGCGCCGCCGCCGGCGCCTTGCGCGGTGGTGAACTTGCCGGCAACGACAATGCCGCCGTCGGACTGCACGACGACCGCGACGACGTCGCCGTCGAACACCGGATCGAACGAGGCGTCGAGCGTGCCGTCGGCGTTGAAGCGCGCGAGGTGCTGCCGCGTCACGGGCGCGGCTTCGCTGGGCGGTTGCACGGCGGTGAAGCCGCCGCCGAGGATGACCTTGCCGTCCGCCTGGACCGCGGTGGCGTAGATGTTGCCGTTGGCGTTCGGGTCGAACGCGTGGAGCAGCGCGGGCACGAGGCTCCCGAGGAGCGCGAAAATGCGGAGGAGTTTCATGCCTTTAGAATTTGAAGCTGAGACCGGAGCGGATCCCGAGGCCCGTGGACAACTTCACGAGCGCGCTGCGGCCGCCGAGCGCGAGGTCGCCTTCGCGATGGGAAATTTCGTAGGAGGCGCTGCCGAAGAAACCGGTGCGCTCGCTCATCCACCACTCGGCGTCGATGCCGCCGAACACGCCGACCTGCGCCTGCGTGGAGGAATTGGACTCGTCGCCCGCCTCGACGGGCGTGGTGAGATTGGGGATATCGAGGGTCTCGGCGTAGCGCAGGCGGAGGCCGACGACGCTCACCGTGCCGCCGAGGGCGAAGCGCATGGAAAAGCGCTCGTTCGGCTGCCAGCGGAGCCACGGGCCGGCGCGCAGGCCGAAATACGCGCCCTTGATCTGCCAAAGGCCGTTCACGGTCGCGCCGTCGGGCGTGACGGTCTCGACGCGGCTCTCCGGCGTGCTGGCGAGGTGGGTGGTGGTGTTGATCGTCTGGCTGGAGGTCGTGCCGTCGGCGTTGGTGACGGTCTGGGTGGTGGTCGACGGCGCGGTGTAGCCGGTGCTGCTCGAGTCGGCGGGGTCGCCACCGGGCGGGGCGGCGCCGAGCAGCGAGTAGGTGTCGGTGATGGTGCGCAGCGTGACGGCGATGGAGCCGGTGGTCTTGGCGTTGAGCGTGTTGAGGCCGGCGCCGACCTCGGCGCCGACGGTCCACACGCGGCGGCCCGGCCCGAGGATGCGGCCGAAGCGCCAGAGTTCGCGCGAGCCCTCGACGTCGATGCCGATAGACGGACTGCTCTTCGCGCTCATCGACGTGCCCTGTCCCTCCGTCTCGTAGCGGTGGAAGTTGATGCCCGAGAGATCGCTGCTGACCTGCGAGGAGGCGGCGTAGCTCCAGAAATTGGTGCGTCCGTCACTCGCGGTGGGCGTGCCGTCGGAGTCGGTCGTGCTCCGCAGGTTGACGAAGCCGTCGTTGTAGGTGCGGTTCGCCTCGGTGGCCGTGTCCTTGAGATCGAGCGAGGAGGAGATGGTGCCGACGTTGCGGAAGGTCGCCTTGAGCTGGCCGCCGAAGCGCAGGGCGAAGGTCATCTGGTTGCGCGGCACGGCGAGCTCGTCGATGGCGTTGAGGTCGCGGATTATCTCGTCCTCGGATTGTTCCTTGGCCGGGGCCGGCGGCAGCGATTGGGCGAGAACGGACGCGGCGGACAACACCAGAGCGCCCGCCAGGAGAACTGGGCGGAAAACCATTTGGCGGGTTTAGACAGCCGAAAAAAATTCCCGCGACCACTTCGGGACCAACCGGCCGCCGACAGGGACGAAACCGCGGCGAAACGATGCGGAGCGGCCGCAGCGGGCGTGCCGTCGCGCGCCGTTGTGTCATTTTTGGCTCCAACGCCTTCCGTTGCGGTCCCACTCCGCACACTTACCTCGCGATGAAATTGAAAGTCCTGATTGCCGACGACGAACCGCTCGCCCTCGACAAGCTCCGGCGCCTGCTCGCCACGGAAAACGATCTCGAAATCGCGGGCGCGGCCACGAACGGCGCCGACGCGCTCCGCCTCGCCCGGGAGCTGCAACCCGACATCCTGGTCCTCGACATCCAGATGCCGCCGCTCGACGGACTCGAGGTGGCCCACACGCTCGACGAAGGCGCGCGCGCGGTGATCTTCACCACCGCTTTCCCGCAGCACGCCGTCGACGCGTTCGCGGCCAACGCGGTCGACTATCTTCTCAAGCCCTACAGCAAGGAGCAGTTCGCCCGGGCGCTCGGCCGCGCGCGATCCCGTCTCGCCGCCACGGCCGACGCGACGCGCACCGGCCGCAGCGACCGGCTGCTGGTGAAATCGCGCGATCGCTACGTCGTCGTGCACGTGAACGACATCGAGTGGATCGAGGCGGCGGCGAACTACGTCGTGCTCCACTCCTCGAGCGGCAACCACGTGCTGCGCGGCACGATGACCGACACGCTCGCGGAGGTCGGCGAGGATCTCTTTTTCCGCACCGGCCGCTCCGCCGCGGTGAATCTCGACCGGGTGAACGAAGTGCTGTTCGACGAGCCCGGCGAACACGTGCTGCTGCTCCGCAGCGGCGCCCGCGTGCGGCTGCAACGCAATTTCCGCGAACTCCAGGAACGCCTCGAGAAACGCACCGCCGCCCACGCGCGGCGCGAAGGGACCGCCGCGTGACGCAGTCGCCGTTCGCCCCGGAAACGGCCACCGAGGCGCCGCCGCTCCTCCCCTTCCGCCAATGGTGGTGGCTCCCCACCGGCTGGATCGCGCTCGGGTTCCTGTTCTCCATCCAACCCTGGCTGAGCGGCTTCATGCCCTTCGGCGACAACGTGCGCTTCGCCGCCATGCGGCTCGCCCCGTGGGCGCTGGTCGCGCCGGCGGCGGTGTGGCTCTGCCTGCGCTTCCCCATCGCCGGACCGCACTGGCCGCGCGCGCTCGTGATCCACGCCTTCGCCACCGCGATCTCCGTGATCTGCCTCGAATCCCCCAGCGGATTCATGGCCGGCCCAGGGCGGCCGACGACGATGCATTTCTCCTTTCACCGCATGGGGCCGGGAGAGGAATCCGAGCGCACGCCGCCGTTTCCGGAATTCAAGCCCAGCCCGCCGGCGCCGAACGGCAAATCCACCGAAGCCGGCGAGCATTTCGACGCACCTCCGCCCCACGAGCGACGCGAAGGGACGCGCGACATCTTTTTCGAGCGCGGCACCGGCAAGGGCTGGGTCCGCCGCGAGAACGGCGACGTCACGCACTTCGGCATCACGCCGCCGCCGTGGTTCCTGCGCGGCCGGCAATCGCTGCCGCTCTACTGGTGCCTCGTCGCGATCGCCCACGTGCTCTATTTCCAGCGCACCGCGCGCCGCGCCGCGCAAATGCAGGCGCAACTCTCCGCCGCCCGGCTCGCCGCGCTCCAGCTGCAACTGCAGCCGCACTTCCTCTTCAACTCGCTCAACGCCATCTCGTCGCTCGTGCGCAGCGACGTCGAGGTCGCCGACGAGATGATCTGCTCGCTCGGAGCGCTGCTGCACACGACGCTGGACAAAAGCGGCCACGCCGAGGTCCGGCTCACCGAGGAGATCGAGATGGCGCGCCACTACCTGCGCATCCAACAGGTGCGTTTCGGCGCGGCGCTGCGGGTCGAGACCCGCGTCGACCCGGCCGCCGCGCTCGCCGCCATTCCCACGCTGTCGATCCAACCGCTGCTCGAAAACGCCGTGATCCACGGCCTCAACGGCCGCGCCGGCGTCATCCACCTGCACGCCTGGCGCAGCGGCGAGCGGCTGGTGGTCGAGGTCACGGACGAGGTCGCCGATCCGCAGGCCCCCGGCGGCACACCAAAGCCCTCGAGCGGCGTCGGCCTCGCGAACATCCGCGCGCGCCTCGCCACGCTGCATGGCACGCATGCGTCGCTGGACCTGATCCGCAATCCCATCGGCGCCACCGCGCGGATGGAGGTGCCCTTCCGCGAGCTGCCCGAGGGTTGAGCGGCGCGCGCCTCAGACCGAGGTCGAGAGATTTTCGCCCACGGCGCCTTCGTAACTTGGCTCGCCATCGGCGCCATAGCCCGTGCGTTCACCGTGACGCGGACCGCGCAGCTGTTGAAAAAGCGTGGTCAGCTCCGCCTGCGTGATGCTGCCGTCGCCATCGCCGTCGATCGCCGCGAAAACCTTTTGAAAATCCGCCTCGGTCGGCGTCGCACCGGACGAGCCGACGGCTTCGGCGCGCTCCTCCGCCTTCTTCTTCAAGGCGGCGAGCAATTCGTCGGCCGAGACCTTGCCGTCCTTGTTCGTGTCCATCGCATCGAACACCTGCTGCGCGTCCTCGCTCGCGGAGGACTCCTCGCTTTCGCCCGGCGGCGGCGGAGGCGGCGGGCCGCCCGCGCCTTGGGGACCGCCGCCACCGTGGCGCGCGGTGCGCAGGGTCTCCATCGCGGTCTTGAACTCGCCGAGGTCGATGCCGCCGTCGCCGTCGGAATCCATTTTCTGGAACACCGACGCAGCGTCCGGGGTGTCGCTCGCCGCGGAGGCGTTCGCGCCGAGGCGCTTTTCCATCGCGGTGACGAACTCGTCCTGCGTGACCTTGCCGTCGCCATCGCCGTCGAGACGTGCGAACATTTTTTGGAGAAACTCGCTCGGATCGGGCCGGGTGGCGCCCGCGAGCGAGGAGGAGGAACTGACAGAGGAGATGCTCATTCGTTGGGTGGTTTGATTCGCACCCGTGAACATCGTCACCGCGCCCCGTCCGGTGGAGCCGCCTCGTCGCGTAATCCCGCGCGCCCATCCCGTTTGCGCCGCCGTCCGGCCCAGCCGGCGTTTTTCAGCGCGGCCCCGCCGGCAAATGCGCGCGCAGCCACGCGGCCAGGCGCGCGTCCCAGTCCGGCAACGACTCCTTCCATTTCAACAAGCCGTGTCCTGCGCCGGGCAGCACGAGCAGATCGCAGGTGTTGCCGGCCGCGTGCAGTTTTTCCTGAAACGCACGCGACATCGCGATCGGCACCGTCTTGTCCGCATCGCCGTGTAGGAGCAGAAACGCCGGCAAGCCGGCGCGCACGTGCTCGCTCGGCGAAACATCCGCGAGGCGCGCGCGGGTCCCGGGCGTG
This window of the Candidatus Didemnitutus sp. genome carries:
- a CDS encoding delta-60 repeat domain-containing protein: MKLLRIFALLGSLVPALLHAFDPNANGNIYATAVQADGKVILGGGFTAVQPPSEAAPVTRQHLARFNADGTLDASFDPVFDGDVVAVVVQSDGGIVVAGKFTTAQGAGGGAAVARSGLARLNADGTLDGGFDPRPTGGSASTAQVAALALDANGNILIGGSFTTLQPGGTGATVARGRLARLSGSGAIDADFAPSFNSLVFALAVQPDGRILVGGGFTTVQYGSAVATTATRLARLNADGSLDTGFAVLANNRVLTLALESDGAILAGGDFTAVRGSADSSDQTRSFLARFKSDGTLDSFEPRPDASVSAVLVQRDGKILVGGDFASFLPANSGTSTSRTYLARLATDGSVDASFAPTPNAAVRSLALQSDGRILAGGLFTRFFPAGVTDGVLRNHAARLLASGDLDGTLASAEDGSISAAAVEASGSVIVGGTFNTLGGLTRQNLARILADGTIDPAFNPVLDGSVSAVVIQSDGKIVIGGAFTKIGSTKRTYLARLNVDGSLDTSYAPGPNGAVFALYLKSDGSVLAGGNFSAWYTENDSDTTTDNTTDNVSRAYLAEIDAAGKVTSLNWSLNSSVYAIARQTDGKFLLGGAFSAIRGTTRTAFARVSADGTVDSGVNPAPDGSVRAIAVQSDGKILFGGTFTTLQLDDGQGDDDDKDGLTNDDADRRNLARLNADGSLDKTYNPGADSTVTAIATLADGRVVIGGSFTHVGPSDALARKYLAAIGTTGTPDSSFTTQTNDRVYSSAKAADGTLYFVGRFTTASSGTSDTLAASNHILRLASDGTFQASWTVTASNPTGARVAAIAPQSDGRVLVGGSFSNLGGQTTTNLARFSAAGVRDTSFTTSADGTVNALLVQSVTASSATKTNTLAWFESSGSVRASFGRGDLSNVTGRINAVLVLGDGSLLVGGAFTITGSSIKHLAHFRADGTLDSAFNLSLDASVAALALQSDGKIAVGGAFTSMGGYTRNYLARLNSDLSVDTTFAPPALNSSVAALVVQSDNAIVVGGSFTSVDVDDGQNDDDDGDGATNDDTGRAYLARFKSDGTLDTSYDPHANAVVAALLLMPDGKILAGGSFTTFTPNGSSSATAAAYIALLKTDGTPDTSLAPTPNGPVMALARQADGKIIFGGNFTTLQLDDGEGDDDDGDGTKNDDADRHNLARLNADFTLDKTFKPEPDAYVQAIAVHADGRIFIGGAFSKLGYVPTNADAGVGRSFVAALTSSGAIDTTFNPVADNYVYTIALPADGSLIIAGAFGDLRSEALLYLGGEFSSVGGLELPRLARLTIDGSADSGFNPAPNDTVYALGAQADGSVLVAGKFTSIAGATRNRLARFTASGTLDGSFAPSVDGAVRALAVTPSGAIVIGGEFANVAGSARSRLARLTASGALDASFSPSVNGPVRAVAALPDGRILIGGEFTSVAGQSRNNLARLNADGSLDASFNPAPDGGVYALSARVDGTVLVGGAFTNLAGQSHAKLALLKADGSLDTTFTATANASVHALTGLLDGRAFVGGEFTTLGGAADFLLSRVSGATSGAYSFAVGSDLRSASWTLSGSAADFVAVTLSYSTNSNLWTTLGSATPSSDGKTWAWSGSTALPSGTNYLLRARAITAGSGGGAAGVTEAYWQFFNTTAAGTVTVGVYSGGNSGSSGGSGSNGGNSGSGSGTVSLTGTRYASTTNAGATGYFADFSALLRLKGSEVQFVNFVITGANSRRVFLRAAGPSLARMNISDFAAQPKFEVYTGTGAFWAAGATPVTDATTLALGNSLGALTLASGDADSALVTTLAPGSYVIAVWDAAGTGGAVMTELFEADGNVPSRFVAYSSRGGASTNTGTQTVEFTIKGSSNQGVLVRALGPALAAQSLSGGNADPTLQIQNSSGATVATNDNWETPTTTNGTSGVTAAQLSTIATNVGAAALASGSKDAALYVSLAPGSYTASVSGVNSAAGFTELEIYEVPATTGTSGDGTGGTTTNNSNSSSNSSGGGGGAPAPWAAGLLALALLGRAWSARRAR
- a CDS encoding response regulator transcription factor, giving the protein MKLKVLIADDEPLALDKLRRLLATENDLEIAGAATNGADALRLARELQPDILVLDIQMPPLDGLEVAHTLDEGARAVIFTTAFPQHAVDAFAANAVDYLLKPYSKEQFARALGRARSRLAATADATRTGRSDRLLVKSRDRYVVVHVNDIEWIEAAANYVVLHSSSGNHVLRGTMTDTLAEVGEDLFFRTGRSAAVNLDRVNEVLFDEPGEHVLLLRSGARVRLQRNFRELQERLEKRTAAHARREGTAA
- a CDS encoding histidine kinase — encoded protein: MTQSPFAPETATEAPPLLPFRQWWWLPTGWIALGFLFSIQPWLSGFMPFGDNVRFAAMRLAPWALVAPAAVWLCLRFPIAGPHWPRALVIHAFATAISVICLESPSGFMAGPGRPTTMHFSFHRMGPGEESERTPPFPEFKPSPPAPNGKSTEAGEHFDAPPPHERREGTRDIFFERGTGKGWVRRENGDVTHFGITPPPWFLRGRQSLPLYWCLVAIAHVLYFQRTARRAAQMQAQLSAARLAALQLQLQPHFLFNSLNAISSLVRSDVEVADEMICSLGALLHTTLDKSGHAEVRLTEEIEMARHYLRIQQVRFGAALRVETRVDPAAALAAIPTLSIQPLLENAVIHGLNGRAGVIHLHAWRSGERLVVEVTDEVADPQAPGGTPKPSSGVGLANIRARLATLHGTHASLDLIRNPIGATARMEVPFRELPEG
- a CDS encoding EF-hand domain-containing protein; amino-acid sequence: MSISSVSSSSSLAGATRPDPSEFLQKMFARLDGDGDGKVTQDEFVTAMEKRLGANASAASDTPDAASVFQKMDSDGDGGIDLGEFKTAMETLRTARHGGGGPQGAGGPPPPPPPGESEESSASEDAQQVFDAMDTNKDGKVSADELLAALKKKAEERAEAVGSSGATPTEADFQKVFAAIDGDGDGSITQAELTTLFQQLRGPRHGERTGYGADGEPSYEGAVGENLSTSV